One genomic region from Desulfobaccales bacterium encodes:
- a CDS encoding AI-2E family transporter has product MAAKFASDRSAMEEPSANPNQQAPAGTAPQTPPVQAVPCLPCPPLENREGFPTRFARLFFGVITLLVLYFSYLIIKPFLLNIFMALVMFFTFKPLYHALTRCLRGWKGIASALTCFILLLIVLVPLFSLMSIIATQALEFSAQVTKDMQTGQLWAWISAKIDAFKLYLVRLNLPLPPGEIKLDQIVRTVVTNASAFVYTNSIGLIKGFSVFFFDLLLVLFITFFMFLQGDDFIEAIKQLSPLESTHNDEILRETEATIKATLWGTVIVAFVQGTLGGVGFLIVGLPQPAFWGTVMIPASVIPVVGSTIIWGPAAVYLLATGHIAKGVVLLLWGGIVVSVIDNVLKPILVKGSSETPSIFILFSILGGLTYFGMIGFILGPLILSFLLSLLRIYQKTILNPPALAPMAVIGESKKPTPPSGDGS; this is encoded by the coding sequence GTGGCCGCAAAATTCGCCAGTGATCGGTCAGCCATGGAAGAACCCAGCGCCAATCCAAACCAGCAAGCACCCGCTGGCACGGCTCCTCAGACACCGCCGGTTCAGGCCGTGCCCTGCCTCCCCTGCCCTCCCCTGGAGAACCGGGAAGGCTTCCCCACGCGGTTCGCCCGTCTCTTTTTCGGCGTCATCACCCTGCTGGTCCTCTATTTTTCGTATCTCATCATCAAGCCTTTTCTCCTGAACATCTTCATGGCCCTGGTAATGTTTTTTACCTTTAAACCGCTTTATCACGCCCTGACCCGGTGTTTGAGGGGCTGGAAGGGTATAGCCTCGGCGCTCACTTGCTTCATCCTGCTCCTGATCGTCCTGGTCCCACTGTTTAGCCTGATGAGCATCATCGCAACGCAGGCCCTGGAGTTTTCCGCCCAGGTAACTAAAGACATGCAAACCGGGCAACTGTGGGCCTGGATCTCCGCCAAAATCGACGCCTTCAAACTTTACCTGGTTCGCCTGAACCTGCCCCTGCCGCCGGGCGAGATCAAGCTGGACCAGATCGTCCGCACGGTGGTGACCAATGCCAGCGCCTTCGTCTACACCAACTCCATTGGCTTGATCAAGGGGTTTTCGGTTTTCTTTTTCGACCTGTTGCTGGTGCTCTTCATCACCTTCTTCATGTTCTTGCAGGGCGACGACTTTATCGAGGCCATCAAGCAACTTTCACCGTTGGAATCGACCCACAACGACGAAATCCTGCGGGAGACCGAAGCCACCATCAAGGCCACCCTGTGGGGTACGGTGATCGTGGCCTTCGTCCAAGGGACCCTGGGAGGCGTGGGCTTCCTGATCGTCGGCCTGCCCCAGCCGGCCTTTTGGGGCACGGTGATGATCCCGGCTTCAGTGATCCCGGTGGTGGGAAGCACCATCATCTGGGGGCCTGCCGCGGTCTATCTCCTGGCTACCGGGCATATTGCCAAGGGCGTGGTCTTGCTCCTTTGGGGGGGCATAGTGGTGAGTGTTATCGACAATGTCTTGAAGCCCATCCTGGTAAAAGGCAGCAGCGAAACTCCCAGTATCTTCATTCTGTTCAGCATCCTGGGGGGCCTGACCTATTTCGGCATGATCGGCTTTATCCTGGGGCCCCTGATCCTCTCATTTCTCCTGTCGCTGCTGCGCATCTACCAGAAAACCATCCTGAACCCGCCAGCCCTGGCGCCCATGGCGGTTATCGGAGAAAGCAAAAAACCCACCCCCCCGTCGGGGGATGGGTCTTGA
- a CDS encoding B12-binding domain-containing radical SAM protein, with translation MPYSVRYTHLQGNPALNVLLASPKYPQTFWSFNRVLKMLGKKALMPPLGLLTVAALLPPEWRLAFRDLTFQEISPADWEACDLLCVSGMIVQHQGIIQTIQEGKRRGKTVVVGGPWAFHFPEDALAAGADLVVKGEAELIMPQLLESLERRESGKVITAVGHADIEQSPVPRFDLVDVNSYQNMALQFSRGCPFNCDFCDITLMLGRRMRTKTPRQVLKELQVIDDLGWRGNVFFVDDNFIGSPVKAKGLLKELIPWMGERGHRLDFFTQASVNMAADSELLDLMVRAGFTSVFLGIETTDVDSLVGAGKMQNAAVDLGEACLKISRAGLQITAGCIIGFDQEKPGADQRLLDFAIRTHIPKLFVTLLQAGPGTELWDRLDREGRLLSHSYENLTNQTGLLNFVPTRPQEEIVEEFIHLYERLYEPGFYLEQSLKHFMDMEPLKVKKPFSLPRLFEVRALLTMFFRQGVLYPSRKQFWKTLFAAARKIPERIPFFLSLCVELEHYTEYRHTIARELRRQMAELASHPDGKEAVELWSTKKLLSQNSRNRSASK, from the coding sequence TTGCCGTATAGTGTCCGGTATACTCACTTACAAGGAAATCCAGCGCTGAACGTTCTGTTAGCAAGTCCCAAGTATCCCCAAACCTTCTGGTCCTTCAACCGCGTCCTGAAGATGCTGGGGAAAAAAGCCCTCATGCCCCCTTTGGGCCTGCTCACCGTGGCAGCCCTGCTCCCCCCGGAATGGCGCCTGGCTTTCCGGGACCTGACCTTTCAGGAGATATCCCCGGCTGACTGGGAAGCGTGTGATCTGCTGTGCGTCTCCGGGATGATCGTCCAACATCAGGGCATCATTCAAACTATTCAAGAAGGCAAACGGCGGGGCAAGACCGTGGTGGTAGGAGGCCCCTGGGCCTTCCATTTCCCTGAAGACGCCCTGGCTGCGGGGGCCGACCTGGTGGTGAAGGGAGAAGCGGAACTGATCATGCCGCAACTCCTGGAGAGCCTCGAGCGGCGCGAGTCCGGCAAGGTCATCACCGCGGTGGGCCATGCGGACATTGAGCAGTCCCCCGTGCCCCGTTTTGACTTAGTTGACGTGAACAGCTACCAGAATATGGCCCTGCAGTTTTCCCGGGGCTGCCCTTTCAACTGCGATTTCTGCGACATCACCCTGATGCTGGGACGCCGGATGCGCACCAAGACTCCCCGGCAGGTGCTTAAAGAGTTACAGGTGATAGATGATCTGGGCTGGCGGGGGAACGTCTTCTTCGTGGATGACAACTTCATCGGCAGCCCTGTCAAGGCTAAAGGGCTCCTCAAAGAGTTGATCCCCTGGATGGGGGAGCGCGGCCATCGTCTCGATTTTTTCACCCAGGCTTCGGTTAATATGGCCGCTGACTCGGAATTGTTGGACCTGATGGTGAGGGCCGGCTTTACCAGCGTCTTTCTGGGAATCGAGACCACGGACGTGGACAGCCTGGTGGGGGCCGGCAAAATGCAAAACGCCGCGGTGGATTTGGGTGAGGCCTGCCTTAAGATCAGCCGGGCGGGACTCCAGATCACCGCGGGCTGCATCATAGGCTTCGATCAGGAAAAACCCGGCGCTGACCAGCGTTTATTGGACTTCGCCATCCGCACCCACATCCCCAAGTTGTTCGTTACCCTGCTCCAGGCGGGGCCGGGAACCGAGCTTTGGGACCGTCTGGACCGGGAAGGTCGCCTGCTGTCTCATTCTTACGAGAATCTCACCAACCAGACGGGGCTCCTCAACTTCGTGCCCACCCGCCCGCAAGAGGAGATTGTCGAGGAATTCATCCATCTCTATGAACGCCTCTACGAGCCTGGCTTTTATCTCGAGCAGAGCCTCAAGCATTTCATGGACATGGAACCCTTGAAGGTGAAAAAGCCCTTCTCTCTGCCTCGCCTCTTTGAAGTGCGGGCCTTGCTCACTATGTTCTTTCGCCAGGGGGTGCTCTACCCTTCCCGCAAACAATTCTGGAAGACCTTGTTTGCCGCGGCCAGGAAGATTCCCGAGCGTATCCCCTTTTTTCTCAGCCTCTGCGTAGAGTTGGAACACTATACCGAGTACCGTCATACCATTGCCCGGGAATTGCGGCGACAAATGGCTGAGCTTGCCTCACACCCGGATGGGAAAGAAGCGGTCGAGTTGTGGTCAACCAAGAAACTCTTGTCACAGAATTCACGCAACCGTAGCGCTTCCAAATAA
- a CDS encoding type II toxin-antitoxin system RelE/ParE family toxin: protein MPMNWEIIYYNEAVRLWVDSLPVGIRAYYARITGEMRQHGPNLGMPYTRAMGDELFEIRAKGKEGIARIFYCTVLQGKIIILHGFVKKTDKTPKRELATARRRLREVQDENT from the coding sequence ATGCCCATGAACTGGGAGATTATCTATTACAACGAGGCCGTCAGGCTTTGGGTTGATAGCCTCCCGGTGGGCATTCGGGCCTACTATGCCAGGATAACCGGCGAGATGCGCCAACATGGCCCTAATTTAGGCATGCCTTACACCCGCGCCATGGGCGATGAATTGTTTGAAATCCGAGCCAAAGGCAAAGAGGGCATCGCCCGCATATTCTATTGCACGGTTTTGCAAGGCAAGATCATTATCCTGCATGGATTTGTGAAGAAGACGGACAAGACGCCCAAGCGGGAACTGGCTACGGCCCGACGCCGGTTGAGAGAGGTCCAGGATGAAAACACATGA
- a CDS encoding helix-turn-helix transcriptional regulator produces MKTHEDMVTEWMENPEFKAEYDALEEEFAVFDALIAARKAAGLSQSEVAKRMGTKTPAIARMESAGGKHKPSPTLNTLRRYANAVGCKLEIKLLRRDS; encoded by the coding sequence ATGAAAACACATGAAGATATGGTTACCGAGTGGATGGAAAACCCGGAATTCAAGGCGGAATATGACGCTTTGGAGGAAGAGTTTGCCGTATTCGATGCATTAATTGCCGCGCGCAAAGCAGCCGGCCTGTCCCAGTCCGAGGTGGCGAAAAGGATGGGAACCAAGACCCCGGCCATCGCCCGTATGGAATCTGCCGGAGGCAAGCATAAACCATCCCCCACCCTTAACACCCTGCGCCGCTACGCCAACGCGGTGGGATGCAAGTTGGAAATAAAGCTGCTGCGGCGAGACAGTTAA
- a CDS encoding BrnA antitoxin family protein has translation MKNEYHSDLERLRKMKDEEIDYSDIPELDEAFFEKAVIVLPQPKASVCIRLDQDVLDWFKAQGKGYQTRINALLRAYMEAHIKG, from the coding sequence ATGAAGAATGAATATCATTCGGACCTGGAGCGCCTCAGGAAGATGAAGGATGAGGAGATCGATTACTCCGACATTCCCGAACTGGATGAGGCCTTTTTTGAGAAGGCCGTGATCGTGCTGCCCCAACCCAAGGCTAGCGTGTGCATCCGCCTGGACCAAGATGTGCTGGACTGGTTCAAGGCCCAGGGCAAAGGCTACCAGACCCGGATCAATGCCCTGCTCCGGGCCTACATGGAGGCGCACATCAAGGGTTGA
- a CDS encoding DUF4062 domain-containing protein, whose translation MLARVFVSSVMEGFREFRQAAKKGIIAAGAQPILIEDFPALAVSPRNACLDGVESSDIFIAIIGKRGGWTAPSGKLVVEEEYEEALRRRLRILAFIHDVERDDEAQRFVTILSDYVGGVLRPTFRTPAELENAVEHALKTYIPHYKHSKVELSMIQENLKKCQEFNLHDETFLRFILVPERMGEVIDPVFIGSQEFIEQLYTIGHSAQVRLFSYEHPKAPEMRVNEVIILQPYQNRSRDSLDEVRLEIAVSGTIIIDANVTGRIPRRPDNMDTSFYIYNEDIEAILKKCFSFSNGFYATKDPYQRYDRLLYNISLCGIGYRSLVTQAPPGHTYSLANRIDDVVAAFDKPRLITMAELRSPEKEIERVITLFSRRLKRE comes from the coding sequence ATGCTTGCGCGGGTTTTTGTCAGCTCCGTCATGGAAGGGTTTAGAGAATTCCGGCAAGCAGCCAAAAAAGGGATCATTGCCGCTGGAGCCCAGCCGATTCTAATCGAAGACTTTCCCGCTCTTGCCGTTTCGCCCAGAAATGCTTGTCTTGATGGAGTTGAAAGTTCCGATATTTTCATTGCTATCATAGGTAAACGAGGAGGTTGGACTGCGCCATCTGGTAAGCTAGTGGTGGAAGAAGAATACGAAGAAGCACTTCGCCGTAGGCTTCGGATATTGGCTTTCATTCATGACGTTGAGAGGGATGACGAAGCTCAACGCTTCGTTACCATCTTATCTGATTATGTCGGTGGGGTTCTTCGTCCAACTTTTAGAACCCCAGCTGAATTGGAAAACGCAGTAGAGCATGCACTGAAAACATATATCCCTCATTATAAGCATTCAAAGGTTGAGCTATCTATGATTCAAGAGAACCTAAAAAAGTGTCAAGAATTTAATTTGCATGATGAAACATTCTTGCGTTTTATTTTGGTGCCAGAGCGTATGGGAGAAGTCATCGATCCGGTCTTTATTGGATCACAAGAATTTATAGAGCAGCTTTACACTATAGGCCATTCAGCTCAAGTAAGGTTATTTTCATACGAGCATCCTAAAGCCCCTGAGATGAGAGTAAACGAGGTAATAATACTCCAACCATATCAGAACCGAAGCCGGGATAGTTTAGATGAAGTCCGCTTGGAAATCGCAGTAAGTGGTACGATAATAATTGATGCAAATGTAACAGGACGCATCCCAAGACGCCCAGACAATATGGATACTTCTTTTTATATATATAATGAAGACATTGAGGCTATTTTAAAGAAATGTTTTTCATTTTCCAATGGTTTTTATGCCACAAAGGACCCATATCAACGCTATGACCGGCTGCTTTACAATATTAGCCTGTGCGGTATTGGATATAGGAGTCTTGTTACTCAGGCTCCACCAGGGCATACTTATTCTCTTGCCAACCGGATTGATGATGTCGTTGCTGCTTTCGATAAGCCTCGATTAATAACTATGGCAGAACTTAGAAGTCCTGAAAAAGAAATAGAACGAGTTATCACCCTATTTAGTCGCCGCCTTAAGAGAGAATAG
- a CDS encoding vitamin B12-dependent ribonucleotide reductase, which yields MMAPQGEIREIAGELPLSHNAMVVLKKRYLKKDEAGEPTEAAPDMFRRVADTIAAIDRIYDPQADVAATAAKFYDLMASLRFMPNSPTLMNAGRELGQLSACFVLPVDDNIESIFEAVKQTALIHKSGGGTGFSFSRIRPANDPVLSTKGVASGPISFMNIFDVATETIKQGGTRRGANMGILRVDHPDIEAFITCKSDTKRLTNFNISVGLTDAFMEAVKEDRPFSLLNPRTGREVKQVNAAQIFDLIVQSAWSTGEPGIIFLDALNRGNTVPHLGEIEATNPCGEQPLLPFESCNLGSLNLAKAVTGAQIDYPALREMVHGAVHFLDNVIDANHFPLDSIRQKTLETRKIGLGVMGFADLLLKLNIPYNSEEAVGVAEQVMAFIQQESKSAAAKLADQRGNFPAYPGSKYDGNGVGRMRNATTTTIAPTGTISIISGCSSGIEPLFAVSFVRRVLEGTELVEVHPYFEELAKSRGIYSADLMKRIAGTGSIREFQEIPQDLRRLFVTAHEVSPYWHIRLQAAFQKYTDNAVSKTVNFPKQAAAEDVREVYLKAFELGLKGVTIYRDGSREEQVLSFGKAKAKMQYITPRPRPERTTGVTELITTGCGKLYVTVNQDDQGFCEVFAQMGKTGGCASSQIESTGRLISLALRSGVKIDAIIRQITGIRCPSSSWTNGSQVLSCPDAIAKVLAHVAQVDPPAPTLATMGSCPDCGGAVEHEGGCLVCHGCGFSRCS from the coding sequence ATGATGGCGCCTCAGGGGGAAATCAGGGAAATCGCCGGAGAATTGCCGTTAAGCCATAACGCCATGGTAGTGTTGAAGAAGCGCTACCTGAAGAAGGACGAAGCCGGAGAGCCCACCGAAGCGGCCCCGGACATGTTTCGCCGGGTGGCCGACACCATCGCCGCGATCGATCGCATCTACGATCCTCAGGCAGACGTGGCCGCCACCGCCGCCAAGTTTTACGACCTCATGGCCTCCTTGCGCTTTATGCCCAACTCCCCCACCCTGATGAACGCCGGCCGGGAACTGGGCCAGCTCTCCGCCTGCTTCGTGTTGCCGGTGGATGATAATATCGAGTCCATCTTCGAAGCGGTGAAGCAGACGGCCCTGATCCACAAGTCCGGCGGCGGCACCGGCTTCTCCTTCTCCCGTATCCGGCCCGCCAACGACCCGGTGCTGAGCACCAAAGGCGTCGCCTCCGGCCCCATTTCCTTTATGAACATCTTCGACGTGGCCACCGAAACCATTAAGCAGGGCGGCACCCGCCGGGGCGCCAACATGGGGATCCTGCGGGTGGACCACCCGGATATCGAAGCCTTCATCACCTGTAAAAGCGACACCAAGCGCCTCACCAACTTCAATATCTCCGTGGGCTTAACCGACGCCTTTATGGAGGCGGTCAAAGAAGACCGGCCCTTTTCCCTGCTTAACCCCCGCACCGGCCGGGAAGTGAAACAGGTCAACGCCGCCCAGATCTTCGACCTCATCGTCCAGAGCGCCTGGTCCACCGGCGAGCCCGGGATCATTTTCCTGGACGCGCTTAACCGGGGCAATACCGTCCCCCATCTTGGAGAGATCGAGGCCACCAACCCCTGCGGTGAACAGCCGCTTTTGCCCTTTGAATCCTGCAACCTGGGGTCGCTCAACCTGGCCAAGGCGGTCACGGGCGCTCAGATCGACTATCCGGCCCTGCGTGAGATGGTCCACGGCGCGGTGCACTTCCTGGATAATGTTATTGACGCCAACCACTTCCCCTTAGATAGCATCCGGCAAAAGACCCTGGAAACCCGGAAAATCGGCCTGGGGGTCATGGGCTTTGCCGACCTGCTCCTGAAGCTGAACATCCCCTACAACTCTGAGGAGGCCGTGGGCGTGGCCGAGCAGGTCATGGCCTTCATCCAGCAGGAGTCCAAATCGGCCGCAGCTAAGCTTGCCGACCAGCGGGGCAACTTCCCCGCCTACCCCGGCAGCAAATACGACGGCAACGGCGTGGGCCGCATGCGCAACGCCACCACCACCACCATCGCCCCCACTGGCACCATCAGTATCATCTCCGGCTGCTCCAGCGGCATCGAGCCCCTGTTTGCGGTCTCCTTCGTGCGCCGGGTGCTGGAAGGCACCGAACTGGTGGAAGTCCACCCCTATTTCGAAGAACTGGCCAAAAGCCGGGGTATCTACAGCGCCGATCTCATGAAGCGCATCGCGGGCACCGGCTCCATCCGGGAATTCCAGGAAATCCCCCAGGACCTGCGCCGGCTCTTCGTCACCGCCCACGAGGTCTCGCCCTACTGGCACATCCGCCTCCAGGCCGCGTTCCAGAAATACACCGACAACGCCGTGTCCAAGACGGTCAACTTCCCCAAGCAGGCCGCAGCCGAAGACGTGCGGGAGGTCTATCTCAAGGCCTTTGAGCTGGGCTTGAAGGGCGTGACCATCTACCGGGACGGCAGCCGTGAGGAACAGGTCTTAAGCTTCGGCAAGGCCAAAGCCAAGATGCAGTACATCACCCCCCGGCCCCGGCCCGAACGCACCACCGGGGTGACCGAACTCATCACCACCGGCTGCGGTAAGCTCTACGTCACCGTCAACCAGGATGACCAGGGCTTCTGCGAGGTCTTCGCCCAGATGGGCAAGACCGGCGGCTGCGCCTCCTCCCAGATCGAGTCCACCGGCCGCCTGATCTCGCTGGCCCTGCGCTCCGGGGTCAAGATCGACGCCATCATCAGACAGATCACCGGCATCCGCTGCCCCAGTTCCTCCTGGACGAACGGCAGCCAGGTGCTCTCCTGCCCCGACGCCATCGCCAAAGTCCTGGCCCACGTCGCCCAAGTAGACCCCCCGGCCCCAACACTCGCCACCATGGGCTCCTGCCCCGACTGCGGCGGCGCCGTAGAACACGAAGGCGGCTGCCTGGTCTGCCACGGCTGCGGCTTTTCGAGATGTAGCTAG
- a CDS encoding beta-ketoacyl-ACP synthase III: MSQQQIGILGTGVYLPETVLTNEDLEKIVETTAQWIVERSGIQERRIAAPDEDTVSLAVAAGRRALQTAGIEPEQLSYIILGTNTPAHFFPAGAIRVQEELGIGGQAAAFDLQAGCCGFNYALYVGERLVASEGKYALIIGSDVCSRFTDWTDRSTCLLFGDGAGAVVIGPSTRGRILKSFIASKLNENLYCETAFDKDVSPFLPPQTHSPRYFLKMDGPEIFKFAVNAVKMSIPRILEMAGISREEIDYLIIHQGNYRILEAGAKFARVPMDKVFVNINRYGNTSAASVPIALHEAVQEGKIKAGDKVLLISFGAGATWGATLLEW; encoded by the coding sequence TTGAGCCAACAGCAAATCGGCATCCTGGGGACCGGGGTATATCTGCCGGAAACGGTCCTGACTAATGAAGATCTGGAAAAGATTGTGGAGACCACGGCTCAGTGGATCGTGGAACGCAGCGGCATTCAGGAACGGCGGATTGCCGCCCCTGATGAGGACACCGTCAGCCTGGCAGTGGCCGCGGGCCGCCGGGCCCTGCAGACCGCGGGTATCGAGCCGGAGCAGTTGAGCTACATTATCCTGGGCACCAATACCCCGGCGCACTTTTTTCCAGCCGGAGCCATCCGGGTCCAGGAGGAATTAGGAATTGGCGGGCAGGCCGCGGCCTTTGACCTCCAGGCGGGCTGCTGCGGTTTCAACTACGCCCTGTATGTGGGGGAGCGCCTGGTGGCCTCTGAAGGCAAATATGCCCTGATCATCGGCAGCGATGTCTGCTCGCGTTTTACGGATTGGACCGACCGGTCCACCTGTCTGCTCTTCGGCGACGGGGCCGGTGCGGTGGTCATCGGCCCGAGCACCCGGGGCCGCATCCTCAAATCTTTTATCGCCTCCAAACTGAACGAGAACCTCTATTGCGAAACCGCTTTTGATAAAGATGTGAGTCCCTTCCTTCCTCCGCAGACCCATTCGCCCCGGTATTTTCTGAAAATGGACGGCCCGGAGATCTTCAAGTTCGCGGTGAACGCAGTGAAAATGTCCATCCCCCGGATTCTGGAAATGGCCGGCATATCCCGGGAAGAAATCGATTATCTGATTATTCATCAGGGGAATTACCGCATCCTGGAAGCCGGAGCTAAATTCGCCCGGGTGCCCATGGATAAGGTCTTCGTCAACATCAATCGCTATGGCAACACCTCGGCGGCCTCGGTGCCTATCGCGCTGCACGAAGCCGTGCAGGAAGGCAAGATCAAAGCAGGCGACAAGGTGCTGCTCATCAGTTTCGGCGCCGGAGCCACCTGGGGGGCTACGCTTTTGGAGTGGTGA
- a CDS encoding SH3 domain-containing protein, whose protein sequence is MRKSWATLGVGLSLTLCLAGCQSLFPQPAYTPPPVQTAPPLAQPAPPQAPRATLYVAGNRLNLRACPGMDCPKIAVLERNEEVEKVGDAADWAQIRVKRDGTIGWVSSRYLSATPVAAPPPEIAPAPAPAPQVTPPPLPEIPEKPKPAPVVKPPAVEKPPVVEKPKPAKPAEVPAPAIKKKPEEAVKPAKPTKPAPPEEEEALEPVKPAKPVKPEKPAKPAPPEEKPAPPEKPKPPVEPAPEKPSSIRIM, encoded by the coding sequence ATGCGTAAATCTTGGGCCACCCTGGGGGTGGGATTGAGCTTGACCTTGTGTCTGGCAGGCTGTCAGAGCCTATTCCCCCAGCCGGCGTATACGCCGCCTCCGGTACAAACCGCGCCGCCGCTTGCGCAGCCAGCGCCACCCCAGGCCCCCAGGGCCACTCTTTATGTGGCCGGCAATCGCCTAAACTTGCGGGCCTGCCCCGGGATGGATTGTCCCAAGATCGCCGTATTAGAGCGCAACGAGGAAGTAGAGAAAGTGGGCGACGCTGCGGATTGGGCCCAAATCAGGGTCAAACGGGACGGCACCATCGGCTGGGTGAGCTCTCGGTATCTCTCGGCCACCCCGGTGGCCGCACCGCCGCCGGAGATTGCCCCGGCACCCGCGCCAGCTCCTCAGGTAACCCCACCGCCTTTGCCGGAAATTCCGGAAAAGCCGAAGCCTGCCCCGGTGGTAAAACCTCCGGCCGTAGAGAAGCCTCCTGTCGTGGAAAAACCCAAACCGGCCAAACCCGCGGAAGTTCCGGCGCCGGCCATCAAGAAAAAACCCGAAGAAGCCGTTAAACCGGCTAAACCGACCAAACCAGCCCCGCCGGAGGAAGAAGAGGCTCTGGAGCCGGTAAAACCGGCTAAACCTGTGAAGCCCGAAAAACCGGCTAAACCGGCCCCGCCGGAAGAAAAACCCGCACCTCCGGAGAAGCCGAAGCCACCTGTGGAACCGGCTCCGGAGAAACCTTCCAGTATCCGGATTATGTAG
- a CDS encoding zinc ribbon domain-containing protein — MPYCNQCQLVHGEEHRFCQRCGQLLKGSDNEGRSCARCGTLTFPGQKFCTECGLPLRTARVNPDAEEAPSNRSPLFYPRRPEPMARRQKRRPGRFLSLIALVLIILGGVYLWLNFSTRSVPITKVPTTSSPQDDLRREVEKISEKIRAAHLNKDINKWLSCYNSSYPHLGRVENQMLELWKNYDIKEVSYRISNVQRLNDKEATADIVWNIQLYDHRTHDYTLVRQGYKIVVENGPGGWKIRDSKEIAGG; from the coding sequence ATGCCGTATTGTAATCAATGCCAGTTAGTCCATGGAGAGGAACACCGCTTCTGTCAGCGTTGCGGCCAATTGTTGAAAGGCTCTGACAATGAGGGGCGCTCCTGCGCCCGCTGCGGGACCTTAACCTTCCCCGGACAAAAATTCTGTACCGAATGCGGTTTGCCGCTGCGGACGGCCCGAGTCAACCCTGACGCGGAAGAGGCCCCCTCCAACCGGTCGCCGCTCTTTTATCCTCGGAGACCCGAACCTATGGCTCGTCGCCAAAAAAGGCGCCCTGGTCGTTTTCTGTCCCTCATCGCCCTGGTACTCATCATCCTGGGCGGAGTTTACCTTTGGCTTAATTTCTCGACGAGGAGCGTGCCCATCACCAAGGTTCCCACCACGTCGTCGCCCCAAGACGACCTGCGCCGGGAAGTGGAAAAAATTTCGGAGAAGATTCGCGCCGCACATCTCAACAAGGACATCAATAAATGGCTCAGCTGCTACAATTCCTCTTATCCCCATTTGGGGCGGGTGGAAAACCAGATGCTCGAGCTGTGGAAGAACTATGATATAAAGGAAGTCTCCTATCGTATTTCCAATGTCCAGCGGCTGAACGACAAGGAAGCCACAGCGGATATCGTCTGGAACATCCAGCTCTATGATCACCGCACCCATGATTACACCCTGGTGAGGCAGGGCTATAAGATTGTCGTGGAAAACGGTCCGGGAGGCTGGAAGATTCGTGATAGCAAAGAAATCGCAGGGGGATGA
- the rplM gene encoding 50S ribosomal protein L13, translating into MKSYTARTGEVPREWYLVDAQDKVLGRLATRIAMTLRGKNKPTFTPHIDTGDFVVVVNAAQVHLTGRKLDNKMYYRHSGYPGGIKEINARKLLQKKPEEVLRHAVRGMLPKNSLGRQLLKKLKIYAGGEHPHEAQKPAPLPWED; encoded by the coding sequence ATGAAAAGTTATACCGCCCGGACCGGGGAAGTGCCGCGTGAGTGGTACCTGGTGGACGCTCAGGACAAGGTCCTGGGCCGCCTGGCCACCCGTATTGCCATGACGCTGCGGGGCAAGAACAAGCCCACCTTTACGCCCCATATCGACACCGGTGACTTTGTGGTCGTGGTCAATGCCGCTCAGGTTCATCTGACCGGCAGAAAATTGGACAATAAAATGTATTACCGGCATTCAGGCTATCCTGGCGGGATCAAAGAGATTAACGCCCGGAAACTCCTCCAGAAGAAACCGGAGGAGGTTTTACGCCATGCCGTGCGAGGCATGTTGCCCAAGAACAGTTTGGGCAGGCAACTGCTGAAGAAATTGAAAATCTACGCCGGCGGCGAACATCCTCACGAGGCCCAGAAGCCGGCGCCCCTTCCCTGGGAGGATTAA
- the rpsI gene encoding 30S ribosomal protein S9, whose protein sequence is MAEQVSIQATGKRKSAIARVYMRPGNGRITVNQREFEDYFPMETTRNLVRKPLLLVNVGPEFDILVNVRGGGLEGQAGAVKHALSRALVAFNPELRAILKKAGFLTRDARIKERKKYGLRGARRGCQYSKR, encoded by the coding sequence ATGGCGGAGCAAGTAAGCATCCAGGCCACAGGTAAACGCAAATCCGCAATCGCGCGGGTCTATATGCGTCCCGGCAACGGCCGGATTACCGTAAATCAGCGGGAGTTCGAAGATTACTTCCCGATGGAAACCACCCGGAACCTGGTGCGCAAGCCCCTGCTCCTGGTGAACGTCGGCCCGGAATTCGACATCCTGGTCAACGTCCGGGGCGGCGGGTTGGAAGGCCAGGCCGGGGCCGTCAAGCATGCGTTGAGCCGGGCCCTGGTGGCGTTTAACCCGGAGTTGCGTGCCATCCTGAAGAAAGCCGGTTTCCTTACCCGGGATGCCCGCATCAAAGAACGGAAGAAATACGGCCTCCGGGGCGCCCGCCGCGGCTGCCAGTACTCCAAGCGCTAA